The following are encoded in a window of Gopherus flavomarginatus isolate rGopFla2 chromosome 10, rGopFla2.mat.asm, whole genome shotgun sequence genomic DNA:
- the GPBAR1 gene encoding G-protein coupled bile acid receptor 1, with protein sequence MNISGDAGGSSRLLIFWLSGPLSVFIILANLFIILGILCSRKLPGAASSFFLSLLFADLLAGVALPFIPWMQFENSRGYHSCFFTHVAPNYFFLAFLANLLAVHYEKYLCISYPLHYRRFWVHRWVPLCLLLTWTLPLLFACLPVLGWNHWGPSSNCSYKQIFPTAYLYLEIYGFLIPSILAMAFMSTQVLRVARRQLQEIKKVLRSVHQGQGPSELEQQLELRHAKCIASLSLIFLACWVPYVAGLHVSVLAIQNHNSIDSYTVLILTCVGSGSAAVVPIILGLSNRQYTQFWRDVAAKVCAGCRVQCCKRGEARRHQGGTSQGRAPCPQAEGVAPAPS encoded by the coding sequence ATGAACATCTCTGGGGACGCAGGGGGCTCCTCGAGGCTCCTCATCTTCTGGCTCTCAGGCCCACTCTCTGTCTTCATCATCCTGGCCAACCTCTTCATCATCCTCGGGATCCTCTGCAGCCGCAAGCTGCCTGGGGCCGCCAGCTCTTTCTTTCTCAGCCTGCTGTTTGCCGATCTCCTGGCCGGGGTGGCCCTGCCCTTCATCCCCTGGATGCAGTTTGAGAATAGTCGGGGCTACCACAGCTGCTTCTTCACCCACGTGGCCCCCAACTACTTCTTCCTCGCCTTCCTGGCCAACTTGCTGGCAGTGCACTACGAGAAGTACCTGTGCATCAGCTACCCTCTGCACTACCGCCGCTTCTGGGTGCACCGCTGGGTGCCCCTCTGCCTGCTGCTGACCTGGACGCTGCCTTTGCTCTTTGCCTGCCTGCCGGTGCTGGGGTGGAACCACTGGGGACCCAGCTCCAACTGCTCCTACAAACAGATCTTCCCCACTGCCTACCTCTACCTGGAGATCTACGGCTTCCTCATCCCCTCCATCCTGGCCATGGCCTTCATGTCCACCCAGGTGCTGCGGGTGGCCAGGCGCCAGCTGCAGGAGATCAAGAAGGTGCTGCGCTCCGTACACCAAGGCCAGGGCCcctcagagctggagcagcagctggagctgagGCATGCCAAGTGCATCGCCAGCCTCTCCCTGATCTTCCTGGCATGCTGGGTGCCCTACGTGGCCGGCCTGCACGTCTCTGTGCTGGCCATCCAGAACCACAACTCCATCGACAGCTACACTGTCCTCATCCTCACATGCGTGGGCAGCGGCAGCGCCGCCGTGGTGCCCATCATCCTGGGGCTCAGCAACCGCCAGTACACCCAGTTCTGGAGGGACGTGGCGGCCAAGGTCTGTGCTGGCTGCAGGGTGCAGTGCTGCAAGCGAGGGGAGGCCAGACGCCACCAGGGTGGGACGTCACAGGGCAGGGCCCCTTGTCCTCAGGCAGAAGGTGTGGCTCCAGCTCCCAGCTGA